Proteins encoded together in one Micromonospora kangleipakensis window:
- a CDS encoding toxin-antitoxin system HicB family antitoxin, which yields MDLDRYVSELQTQLAAAAENRDADARAVAEQLSAALDAAVRLMVLGVLSDAASEITREIAPGSVDVVLRGRDPHLMVTRPEASETDATGPSTPEVAVPAEPLDDTVTSRTTLRLPDRLKARVEQAAAEEGISVNSWFVRAIAAALEPNVRRPPRRETKQGDSFTGWAR from the coding sequence ATGGACCTTGACCGGTACGTCTCCGAACTCCAGACGCAGCTGGCTGCGGCGGCCGAGAATCGTGACGCGGACGCCCGGGCCGTCGCCGAGCAGCTCAGTGCCGCCCTCGACGCCGCGGTACGGCTGATGGTGCTGGGGGTCCTGAGCGACGCGGCCAGCGAGATCACCCGTGAGATCGCACCCGGGTCGGTCGATGTCGTGCTGCGGGGGCGTGATCCACACCTGATGGTGACTCGTCCCGAGGCGTCGGAGACGGATGCAACTGGTCCGTCCACACCCGAGGTCGCCGTACCGGCCGAGCCGCTCGACGACACGGTGACCTCTCGGACCACGCTGCGGCTGCCAGACCGGCTCAAGGCCCGGGTCGAGCAGGCCGCGGCCGAGGAGGGGATTTCGGTGAACTCGTGGTTCGTCCGCGCGATCGCCGCCGCCCTGGAACCAAACGTCCGCCGCCCCCCGCGGCGCGAGACCAAGCAGGGAGACAGCTTCACCGGCTGGGCCCGCTAG
- a CDS encoding SRPBCC family protein — MGQEMADPDEVRQDVARFSLRSSLLTPASAEQAFAVFTGALTDWWVREYTWSGPEALAELGIEPRAGGMLYEIGPYGFRGDWGRVLTWDPPRRLVFTWQLGPDRVPVPDPARASEVEVLFVPEGDGLTRVEVEHRHFDRHGEAAEGYRKALTAGWHELLCRYLATVARTGS; from the coding sequence ATGGGACAGGAGATGGCCGATCCGGATGAGGTCCGTCAGGATGTCGCTCGGTTCTCGCTACGCAGCAGCCTTCTCACCCCAGCCTCCGCGGAGCAGGCGTTCGCCGTGTTCACCGGGGCGCTGACCGACTGGTGGGTACGCGAGTACACCTGGTCCGGTCCGGAAGCGCTGGCCGAGCTGGGGATCGAGCCACGCGCCGGCGGCATGCTCTACGAGATCGGCCCGTACGGCTTCCGGGGCGACTGGGGCCGGGTGCTCACCTGGGACCCGCCCCGCCGGCTGGTCTTCACCTGGCAGCTCGGCCCCGACCGGGTGCCGGTGCCCGATCCGGCGCGGGCCAGCGAGGTCGAGGTCCTCTTCGTCCCCGAGGGCGACGGGCTGACCCGGGTGGAGGTCGAGCACCGGCACTTCGACCGGCACGGCGAGGCGGCCGAGGGCTACCGCAAGGCGTTGACGGCCGGCTGGCACGAGCTGCTCTGCCGCTACCTGGCCACGGTGGCCCGCACCGGCTCCTGA
- a CDS encoding DUF4097 family beta strand repeat-containing protein — protein MPSYDVSGPIDLDVTAGVGFVDIVASDRTDAVAEVVPSKPGRSGDESLAREATVSFDSGVLRVKVPRRLNLFGKSDSVDVRCEVPTGSRVTIETAYGSVRARGVLGDCRIVAKYGGVTADTVANLVLEAPYGSTDIAEVTGRLDVTAGHGVVRIAEVHGDARLRASHGTMELGTAAGDVEAATSGALTIDRALGDVTARSAHGPIRIREVSGGTIRLDNGHADVDVGVPTGIAAWIDAGSAHGRVRNELTPDPAAAASDRAVELHLHANYGNVIIRRITTPRREASK, from the coding sequence ATGCCCAGTTACGACGTTTCCGGTCCGATCGACCTGGACGTCACGGCCGGTGTCGGCTTCGTCGACATCGTCGCTTCGGATCGCACCGATGCCGTCGCCGAGGTCGTGCCGAGCAAACCCGGCCGCAGCGGCGATGAGTCACTCGCCCGCGAGGCCACGGTCTCGTTCGACAGTGGTGTGTTGCGGGTCAAGGTCCCGCGTCGGCTCAACCTGTTCGGCAAGAGCGACTCGGTCGATGTCCGGTGTGAGGTGCCGACCGGGTCGCGGGTCACGATTGAGACCGCCTACGGGTCGGTCCGGGCCCGCGGCGTGCTGGGGGACTGTCGCATCGTCGCGAAGTACGGCGGCGTCACCGCCGACACCGTCGCCAACCTCGTCCTCGAAGCGCCGTACGGCAGCACCGATATCGCCGAGGTGACCGGCCGGCTCGACGTCACCGCCGGCCATGGTGTGGTGCGCATTGCCGAGGTTCACGGCGATGCTCGGCTGCGCGCTTCGCACGGAACCATGGAGCTCGGTACCGCCGCCGGCGACGTGGAAGCCGCCACGTCCGGGGCACTGACCATCGACCGGGCCCTCGGCGACGTGACCGCGCGCAGCGCCCACGGACCCATCCGCATCCGGGAAGTGAGCGGCGGAACGATCCGGCTCGACAACGGCCACGCCGATGTCGACGTCGGTGTCCCGACCGGCATCGCGGCCTGGATCGACGCCGGCTCGGCCCACGGCCGGGTCCGCAACGAACTCACCCCCGACCCGGCCGCCGCCGCCAGCGACCGCGCGGTCGAACTTCACCTGCACGCGAACTACGGCAACGTCATCATCCGCCGCATCACCACCCCCCGAAGGGAAGCATCGAAATGA
- a CDS encoding DUF2786 domain-containing protein → MSEAMLSKVRKLLAQAEDPACTPAESAAFTAKATELIARYGVDRALLAARDPTTDPVGDRVVDVVAPYARDKAGLLAAVADPLRCRCVRRRQGDGFAMHLFGFASDLERVELLFTSLLVQAAHGLAGAVAPAGEHPAAFRRTWLAGFAHVVGDRLRAAEAGAVAGSGAPSMALVLADRSDRVRRRLAEVYPRLRTAAPRRLAGTGFGSGVEAGRRADLDGARVTTGPASARGIGW, encoded by the coding sequence ATGTCCGAGGCGATGCTCAGCAAGGTCCGCAAGCTGCTCGCCCAGGCGGAGGACCCGGCCTGCACGCCCGCCGAGTCGGCCGCCTTCACCGCCAAGGCCACCGAGCTGATCGCCCGCTACGGCGTGGATCGGGCGCTGCTCGCCGCCCGCGACCCGACCACCGACCCGGTCGGTGACCGGGTGGTCGACGTGGTCGCCCCGTACGCCCGGGACAAGGCCGGCCTGCTCGCCGCGGTCGCCGACCCGCTGCGCTGCCGCTGCGTACGCCGCCGCCAGGGCGACGGCTTCGCGATGCACCTGTTCGGCTTCGCCAGCGACCTGGAACGGGTCGAGCTGCTCTTCACCTCGCTGCTGGTGCAGGCCGCGCACGGGCTGGCCGGCGCCGTCGCACCGGCCGGTGAACATCCGGCCGCCTTCCGCCGTACCTGGCTGGCCGGCTTCGCCCATGTGGTCGGCGACCGGTTGCGGGCCGCCGAGGCCGGCGCGGTCGCCGGGTCCGGCGCACCCTCCATGGCGCTGGTGCTGGCCGACCGCTCCGACCGGGTGCGGCGCCGGCTCGCCGAGGTCTACCCGCGGCTGCGGACCGCGGCGCCCCGCCGGCTGGCCGGCACCGGCTTCGGCTCCGGGGTCGAGGCGGGCCGGCGGGCCGACCTGGACGGCGCCAGGGTGACCACCGGCCCGGCGTCGGCGCGGGGCATCGGATGGTGA
- a CDS encoding IS630 family transposase, whose translation MPRTGRPTPPLTLTDEERATLTRWSRRAKTAQVLAMRSRIILSCADGGSNTDVAAAVGVHLSTVGKWRRRFLKLRLDGVIDEPRPGRPASIGVDRVEEVVVATLEQTPRNATHWSRTSMAERSGLSKSTVGRIWRDFGLKPHLADTFKLSTDPQFIEKVVDVVGLYHNPPERAVVLCVDEKSQIQALDRSQPVLPMMPGMPERRTHDYVRNGITSLFAAFNIADGTVIGELHRQHRATEFKKFLATIDKAVPADLDVHLVCDNYGTHKTPAVRAWLARHPRFHMHFTPTGSSWINQVERWFGYLTEQKIRRGAHKSVHSLEADIRTWIADWNTNPRPFTWTKTAEEILESLARFCRRISDARH comes from the coding sequence ATGCCGAGGACTGGGCGTCCCACCCCGCCGCTGACGTTGACCGATGAAGAACGTGCGACGTTGACCCGATGGTCGCGGCGGGCGAAGACGGCGCAGGTCCTCGCGATGCGTTCCCGGATCATTCTGTCCTGTGCCGATGGCGGCTCGAACACTGATGTGGCGGCGGCTGTGGGCGTTCATCTGTCCACGGTGGGCAAATGGCGTCGGCGATTTTTGAAGCTGCGCCTGGACGGAGTGATCGATGAGCCGCGACCGGGCCGTCCTGCGTCCATCGGTGTGGACCGGGTCGAAGAGGTCGTCGTCGCCACCTTGGAGCAGACGCCACGTAACGCCACCCACTGGTCGCGTACCTCCATGGCGGAGAGGTCCGGACTGTCGAAGTCCACCGTCGGGCGGATCTGGCGGGACTTCGGCCTCAAGCCGCATCTGGCCGACACGTTCAAGCTCTCCACGGATCCGCAGTTCATCGAGAAGGTCGTCGACGTGGTCGGGCTCTACCACAACCCGCCCGAACGGGCCGTGGTGCTCTGCGTGGATGAGAAGTCGCAGATCCAGGCCCTGGACCGGTCCCAGCCGGTGCTGCCGATGATGCCCGGCATGCCCGAACGGCGCACCCACGACTACGTCCGCAACGGCATCACCAGCCTGTTCGCCGCGTTCAACATCGCCGACGGCACCGTCATCGGCGAACTGCACCGCCAGCACCGCGCGACCGAGTTCAAGAAGTTCCTGGCCACGATCGACAAGGCCGTGCCAGCCGATCTGGACGTGCACCTGGTCTGCGACAACTACGGCACCCACAAGACCCCCGCCGTGCGGGCGTGGCTGGCCCGCCATCCCCGCTTCCACATGCACTTCACACCGACCGGTTCCTCCTGGATCAACCAGGTCGAACGCTGGTTCGGCTACCTCACAGAGCAGAAGATCCGCCGCGGCGCCCACAAGAGCGTTCACAGCCTGGAAGCCGACATCCGCACCTGGATCGCAGACTGGAACACCAACCCCAGGCCCTTCACCTGGACCAAAACCGCCGAGGAGATCCTCGAATCACTGGCACGCTTTTGTAGGCGAATTTCTGACGCACGACACTAG